In Plutella xylostella chromosome 3, ilPluXylo3.1, whole genome shotgun sequence, the following proteins share a genomic window:
- the LOC105381080 gene encoding recQ-mediated genome instability protein 1: MASTASRVNIVREYLKSLCMFVDDEWLTGCVEYLTEDSSNNYTVSELNNLAKEQWLLNDLKDICPGSLPANLKDQRKTDLTGRYVLQINATMDIGTPAYQQYLKLQKINTDNVEATATYEDKLPSHRMIKLYMTDGVQEVSGIEYQPMRNLSLDITPGCKILIKGPVECRHGVMFLTESHVELLGGEVQEIATSNCLAGLLANRLNLPATTETQNNTEDAEPPSTSNTTATVSIPPSRPPDPIPIFEPTPDPTPRPIARVTSLQVANFNDDDIDIDQLAAIEAQFNDNPSTNKRRSEDIPNPEKRQKIQTETNNSNDYPDDDDLFADEDDDYLRQMEAKFDRFTNEIQPKPPERKFPISIAAEPYVYIKQINEMSDMDKAGKVFRVKGQIMKLLSKLSVGKDGWSLKCTIVDGTGSLDVDFTSDVLSKLVGYTPIEMTQLKKQISKNPEMKEKAVSALQKAKNSLQVLYCIIELTVLDTPKITCLIPFDNVHVSMLKKRLDESGL, encoded by the exons ATGGCTTCCACCGCCAGTCGTGTCAACATAGTGCGAGAGTATTTAAAGTCGCTATGTATGTTTGTTGATGACGAGTGGCTTACCGG GTGTGTAGAATATTTGACTGAAGATAGCAGTAATAACTACACAGTCAGTGAGTTAAATAACCTAGCTAAAGAACAGTGGTTACTGAATGACCTGAAGGATATCTGCCCTGGATCTCTGCCAGCTAACCTCAAGGACCAGAGGAAAACTGATTTAACAGGAAGATATGTACTTCAAATTAATGCTACTATGGACATAG GCACCCCTGCATACCAACAATACTTGAAACTGCAGAAGATCAACACAGACAATGTGGAGGCCACAGCTACATACGAGGACAAACTTCCCAGTCACAG GATGATAAAACTGTACATGACGGATGGAGTCCAAGAGGTCTCCGGGATCGAGTACCAGCCCATGAGGAACCTCAGCCTTGACATCACCCCCGGATGCAAGATTCTCATCAAAG GTCCGGTGGAGTGCCGTCACGGCGTGATGTTCCTGACAGAGAGCCATGTAGAACTGCTGGGCGGGGAGGTCCAGGAGATCGCCACCTCCAACTGTCTCGCCGGCCTGCTGGCTAATAGACTCAACCTGCCTGCTACCACAG AAACTCAGAACAACACAGAAGATGCGGAACCACCAAGTACCTCAAACACTACAGCAACCGTTTCAATACCGCCATCACGCCCACCTGACCCTATACCAATATTTGAGCCAACACCTGACCCAACCCCGAGACCAATAGCCAGGGTCACCAGTTTACAAGTGGCCAACTTCAACGACGATGATATAGACATAGACCAACTCGCAGCAATCGAAGCTCAATTCAATGACAATCCAAGCACCAACAAGAGAAGATCTGAAGACATACCGAATCCAGAGAAACGGCAGAAAATACAGACAGAAACAAACAATTCTAACGATTATCCCGATGATGACGACTTATTTGCAGACGAAGACGACGACTATCTACGCCAAATGGAAGCCAAATTCGACAGATTCACAAACGAAATCCAACCTAAACCGCCTGAGAGAAAATTTCCAATATCTATAGCAGCAGAACCATACGTGTACATAAAACAGATAAATGAAATGAGTGATATGGATAAAGCTGGAAAAGTCTTCAGGGTGAAAGGGCAGATAATGAAGTTGCTATCAAAGTTGTCCGTCGGGAAAGACGGCTGGAGTTTAAAGTGTACGATTGTAGATGGGACTGGGAGCCTAGACGTTGACTTCACAAGTGATGTACTCTCTAAATTGGTCGGGTACACTCCGATTGAAATGACTCAGTTGAAGAAACAGATATCTAAAAATCCGGAAATGAAAGAGAAGGCTGTATCG GCTCTCCAAAAAGCAAAGAACAGTCTACAGGTGCTTTATTGTATAATAGAACTAACAGTACTAGACACACCCAAAATTACTTGCCTTATACCCTTCGACAATGTACATGTGAGTATGTTGAAGAAAAGACTGGATGAGTCTGGCTTatag